A DNA window from Daucus carota subsp. sativus chromosome 3, DH1 v3.0, whole genome shotgun sequence contains the following coding sequences:
- the LOC108214838 gene encoding serine protease SPPA, chloroplastic isoform X1, which translates to MSKLLSATSLFSLSQPMSKLLSATSLSSFPKQVRPFSLPLKPLFTPPTKTPFIVRALNSSPDTKTTNNDDVSNNGTPISSSVEDDTKINKKIDYPTGEFEYKEPSGWMSFVVKLRMLIALPWQRVKKGSVLTMKLRGQITDQLKSRFASGLSLPQICENFTKAAYDPRVAGIYLHIEPLDCGWGKIEEIRRHILNFKKSGKFILCYVPACGEKEYYLGCSCEELYAPPSAYFSLYGLSVQAQFLGGVLEKVGIEPQVQRIGKYKSAGDQLTRKSISEPNREMLTALLDNINGHWLDKVSRMKGKTREEIENFISEGVYQIDRLKEDGWITDIKYDDEVTSMLKEKLGLKEDKKLPTVDYRKYSRVKGWTLGLSGGKDQIAIIRASGSISRVRGRFSTPGSSIVAEQFIEKIRSVKESKRYKAVIIRIDSPGGDALASDLMWREIRLLAASKPVVASMADVAASGGYYMAMAAGAIVSENLTLTGSIGVVTGKFNLGKLYERIGFNKDIISRGRYAELTAADQRPFRPDEEELFAKSAQNAYSQFRDKAAFSRSMTVDQMEEVAQGRVWTGNDAASRGLVDAIGGLSRAVAIAKKKADIPEDKQVTLVELSRPSSTLPELLSGIGSSIVGVDQTLRELLQGLASADGVQARMDGIMFQGSENTSHGNAFMSLIKDYLSSI; encoded by the exons atgTCGAAGCTCCTCTCAGCAacatctctcttctctctctctcaacccATGTCGAAGCTCCTCTCAGCCACATCTCTCTCCTCATTTCCCAAACAAGTCCGCCCCTTTTCTCTCCCCCTAAAACCCCTCTTCACTCCCCCCACCAAAACCCCCTTTATTGTTCGTGCCCTCAACTCATCCCCCGACACCAAAACAACCAACAACGATGATGTATCGAATAACGGAACTCCTATATCATCATCAGTCGAGGACGAtactaaaataaataagaagatTGATTATCCAACTGGGGAGTTTGAGTATAAGGAGCCAAGTGGCTGGATGAGCTTTGTTGTCAAGCTGAGGATGTTGATTGCTTTGCCTTGGCAGCGTGTTAAGAAGGGAAGTGTCTTGACTATGAAACTCCGTGGTCAG ATAACTGATCAGCTGAAGAGCAGGTTTGCATCGGGATTATCATTACCGCAAATTTGTGAAAACTTTACGAAGGCAGCCTATGATCCTCGTGTAGCTGGTATTTATCTGCATATTGAACCATTGGATTGTGGATGGGGTAAAATTGAAGAAATTCGTCgacatattttgaattttaaaaaatcag GAAAGTTCATTTTGTGCTATGTCCCCGCCTGTGGAGAAAAAGAGTATTACCTTGGATGTTCTTGTGAGGAACTATATGCCCCTCCAAGTGCCTACTTTTCTTTATACGGTTTGAGTGTTCAAGCACAATTTCTTGGAG GTGTTCTCGAAAAAGTTGGGATTGAGCCACAAGTGCAGAGGATTGGTAAATATAAGAGTGCTGGTGATCAACTTACACGAAAAAGTATTTCAGAACCAAATCGTGAGATGCTAACTGCATTGCTTGATAATATTAATGGGCATTGGTTAGACAAAGTTTCTCGCATGAAAG GGAAGACAcgagaagaaattgagaattTCATTAGTGAAGGAGTTTACCAAATTGATAGGCTAAAAGAAGACGGCTGGATAACGgatataaaatatgatgatgAG GTTACCTCGATGCTGAAAGAGAAATTGGGACTTAAGGAGGATAAAAAACTCCCGACAGTTGATTACAG GAAGTATTCGAGAGTAAAAGGATGGACTCTTGGTTTATCAGGTGGGAAAGACCAGATTGCTATAATTAGAGCATCTGGAAGCATTAGTCGTGTTCGTGGTAGATTTAGTACACCTGGTTCAAGTATAGTTGCTGAGCAATTTATTGAGAAGATTCGTAGTGTTAAAG AGTCCAAAAGGTACAAGGCTGTCATTATCCGGATTGATAGTCCGGGAGGTGATGCTCTGGCTTCTGACCT AATGTGGAGGGAAATAAGACTTCTTGCTGCCTCTAAACCAGTAGTTGCATCAATGGCTGATGTTGCAGCTAGTGGAGGATACTATATGGCAATGGCAGCAGGTGCTATAGTTTCTGAGAATCTTACCTTGACAGGTTCAATTGGGGTTGTCACAG GAAAGTTTAATTTGGGGAAACTATACGAGAGAATAGGCTTCAACAAGGATATTATATCACGGGGAAGATATGCGGAGCTTACTGCAGCTGATCAGAGACCATTCAG ACCAGATGAAGAAGAACTTTTTGCTAAGTCTGCTCAAAATGCATATTCACAATTTAGAGACAAAGCAGCCTTTTCAAGATCAATGACA GTAGATCAAATGGAGGAGGTTGCACAAGGTAGAGTGTGGACCGGGAATGATGCCGCTTCACGAGGGTTAGTTGATGCTATTGGTGGACTCTCTCGAGCTGTTGCTATTGCAAAGAAGAAAGCAGATATACCTGAGGACAAACAG GTTACTCTTGTTGAGCTGTCAAGACCCTCGTCGACCCTACCTGAACTTTTGAGTGGCATAGGAAGTTCTATAGTTggagtagaccagacattaagAGAATTACTACAAGGTTTGGCATCTGCAGATGGAGTTCAAGCCCGAATGGATGGAATCATGTTTCAGGGATCCGAAAACACTTCACATGGCAACGCTTTCATGAGTCTTATTAAAGACTACCTAAGCTCTATATGA
- the LOC108214838 gene encoding serine protease SPPA, chloroplastic isoform X2: protein MSKLLSATSLFSLSQPMSKLLSATSLSSFPKQVRPFSLPLKPLFTPPTKTPFIVRALNSSPDTKTTNNDDVSNNGTPISSSVEDDTKINKKIDYPTGEFEYKEPSGWMSFVVKLRMLIALPWQRVKKGSVLTMKLRGQITDQLKSRFASGLSLPQICENFTKAAYDPRVAGIYLHIEPLDCGWGKIEEIRRHILNFKKSGKFILCYVPACGEKEYYLGCSCEELYAPPSAYFSLYGLSVQAQFLGGVLEKVGIEPQVQRIGKYKSAGDQLTRKSISEPNREMLTALLDNINGHWLDKVSRMKGKTREEIENFISEGVYQIDRLKEDGWITDIKYDDEVTSMLKEKLGLKEDKKLPTVDYRKYSRVKGWTLGLSGGKDQIAIIRASGSISRVRGRFSTPGSSIVAEQFIEKIRSVKESKRYKAVIIRIDSPGGDALASDLMWREIRLLAASKPVVASMADVAASGGYYMAMAAGAIVSENLTLTGSIGVVTGKFNLGKLYERIGFNKDIISRGRYAELTAADQRPFRPDEEELFAKSAQNAYSQFRDKAAFSRSMTVR from the exons atgTCGAAGCTCCTCTCAGCAacatctctcttctctctctctcaacccATGTCGAAGCTCCTCTCAGCCACATCTCTCTCCTCATTTCCCAAACAAGTCCGCCCCTTTTCTCTCCCCCTAAAACCCCTCTTCACTCCCCCCACCAAAACCCCCTTTATTGTTCGTGCCCTCAACTCATCCCCCGACACCAAAACAACCAACAACGATGATGTATCGAATAACGGAACTCCTATATCATCATCAGTCGAGGACGAtactaaaataaataagaagatTGATTATCCAACTGGGGAGTTTGAGTATAAGGAGCCAAGTGGCTGGATGAGCTTTGTTGTCAAGCTGAGGATGTTGATTGCTTTGCCTTGGCAGCGTGTTAAGAAGGGAAGTGTCTTGACTATGAAACTCCGTGGTCAG ATAACTGATCAGCTGAAGAGCAGGTTTGCATCGGGATTATCATTACCGCAAATTTGTGAAAACTTTACGAAGGCAGCCTATGATCCTCGTGTAGCTGGTATTTATCTGCATATTGAACCATTGGATTGTGGATGGGGTAAAATTGAAGAAATTCGTCgacatattttgaattttaaaaaatcag GAAAGTTCATTTTGTGCTATGTCCCCGCCTGTGGAGAAAAAGAGTATTACCTTGGATGTTCTTGTGAGGAACTATATGCCCCTCCAAGTGCCTACTTTTCTTTATACGGTTTGAGTGTTCAAGCACAATTTCTTGGAG GTGTTCTCGAAAAAGTTGGGATTGAGCCACAAGTGCAGAGGATTGGTAAATATAAGAGTGCTGGTGATCAACTTACACGAAAAAGTATTTCAGAACCAAATCGTGAGATGCTAACTGCATTGCTTGATAATATTAATGGGCATTGGTTAGACAAAGTTTCTCGCATGAAAG GGAAGACAcgagaagaaattgagaattTCATTAGTGAAGGAGTTTACCAAATTGATAGGCTAAAAGAAGACGGCTGGATAACGgatataaaatatgatgatgAG GTTACCTCGATGCTGAAAGAGAAATTGGGACTTAAGGAGGATAAAAAACTCCCGACAGTTGATTACAG GAAGTATTCGAGAGTAAAAGGATGGACTCTTGGTTTATCAGGTGGGAAAGACCAGATTGCTATAATTAGAGCATCTGGAAGCATTAGTCGTGTTCGTGGTAGATTTAGTACACCTGGTTCAAGTATAGTTGCTGAGCAATTTATTGAGAAGATTCGTAGTGTTAAAG AGTCCAAAAGGTACAAGGCTGTCATTATCCGGATTGATAGTCCGGGAGGTGATGCTCTGGCTTCTGACCT AATGTGGAGGGAAATAAGACTTCTTGCTGCCTCTAAACCAGTAGTTGCATCAATGGCTGATGTTGCAGCTAGTGGAGGATACTATATGGCAATGGCAGCAGGTGCTATAGTTTCTGAGAATCTTACCTTGACAGGTTCAATTGGGGTTGTCACAG GAAAGTTTAATTTGGGGAAACTATACGAGAGAATAGGCTTCAACAAGGATATTATATCACGGGGAAGATATGCGGAGCTTACTGCAGCTGATCAGAGACCATTCAG ACCAGATGAAGAAGAACTTTTTGCTAAGTCTGCTCAAAATGCATATTCACAATTTAGAGACAAAGCAGCCTTTTCAAGATCAATGACAGTACG GTAG